The Weissella confusa DNA window ATTCGATAATTGTCGAATAATTATTTTCAGGTACAAATCGCCCAACAACCAAGTAATATTCCTTATCAGCAATTGAGTTTTTAGAATAGAAAGCTTGGACCGTTTCGGATTTTTCATTTAAATCGGAAGTAGCCACATCCGTACCATAAGCAATAACGGAATTTGAACCGAGTTTATTTTGATATTTTGTTGATAGGTATTGTTGAATTCCCTCGTTATCAGCAACGATATGATCAGAATATTTAACCATTCGTCCCTCTGCAAACAAGAAATATTTACGTACTGGATAGGCCCATTTAGCCCTGCGCCACTCTAGCCCATCAGGATTAACAATTAAACGTCCTCCGACCTTATCAATCTTCGCTTTAACAATGCTAATCAACCCACCAATTGTATTACCTAATAGCAAAAAAACAGGTGCCTCGATTTTTTTATCCTTAATGATTTTGAAAGATTCGCGGAAGGCATATAAATCATATAGAATTGCTTTAGCGGATCCGATTTGAGGTAATTCTATTTGAAATACGGTCGCTCCTTCGAAGTCAAAGTACTTCTCATCTGAAAAATCCGAATTATCCCATTGAGATGCCACGTAATACTTAATGTCCTTATCGCTTTGGTTTTTTATAAGGTTTTCTACGAAAGTCTCAAACCCGCCGTAACGTGCTGGCAACCCCCGTGAACCAATAACAAATACATTTCTCAACTAATTCTCCTACTTTCTTTCATAATCATTCTGATTAATGCCTTCTTGCGAAACAACTTTAGCAAGCGTGTAAAAAACTATTTTTAAATCCAACCAAAAACTAACATTTGCCGCATACTCCGCATCAAAACTAGCCTTTGCCTGATCAGAAATCATGTTTCTTCCACTGACTTGAGCTAATCCTGTAATCCCCGGTTGTACACGATTTGCCCCTGATTGACTCCTTAAATTAACCACATCAATATCCGTTCTAGCGAGAGGACGTGGTCCAATAAAACTCATTTTCCCCCACAAAACATTGAATAATTGAGGTAATTCGTCTAGTGACGTTCTCCTCATAAACGAACCAAAAGGGGTCACGAAGGAATCTATTTGAGAAAAATTTTGATTTGATAATATCGGCGCATCGTTAGCCATCGATCGGAACTTCAGTATCACAAA harbors:
- the cps2T gene encoding beta 1-4 rhamnosyltransferase Cps2T: MRNVFVIGSRGLPARYGGFETFVENLIKNQSDKDIKYYVASQWDNSDFSDEKYFDFEGATVFQIELPQIGSAKAILYDLYAFRESFKIIKDKKIEAPVFLLLGNTIGGLISIVKAKIDKVGGRLIVNPDGLEWRRAKWAYPVRKYFLFAEGRMVKYSDHIVADNEGIQQYLSTKYQNKLGSNSVIAYGTDVATSDLNEKSETVQAFYSKNSIADKEYYLVVGRFVPENNYSTIIESFLKSNTKKDLVIVTNYKEGHLYDELVEKTHFNLDPRIKFVGTVYDKNLLVYLRENAYGYIHGHSVGGTNPSLLEALSHSKYNLLFDVSFNRFVAETSAYYWQDSDALTKVLNNPASDNEVELKGAEAKAIIQQNYTWRKIVDQYEQLFKEEV
- a CDS encoding sugar transferase; this translates as MLTNNGFDKKRLKQIDFGMSWRNMYRKIVKRSFDVMFSAMLIIALLIPMAVIAIIVKSTSKGPILFKQERFGIGNTTFVILKFRSMANDAPILSNQNFSQIDSFVTPFGSFMRRTSLDELPQLFNVLWGKMSFIGPRPLARTDIDVVNLRSQSGANRVQPGITGLAQVSGRNMISDQAKASFDAEYAANVSFWLDLKIVFYTLAKVVSQEGINQNDYERK